A region from the Hypericibacter adhaerens genome encodes:
- a CDS encoding Fe2+-dependent dioxygenase → MIYFIPDVMTAAEIAELRDLVTEGSFEDGIATAGSQARRVKKNEQLARSDKNKPEVQKRVRDALLRSVEFRRAAMPKHIRPCLISRYRPGMHYGKHVDNGVMGADNPVRSDIAVTLFLCPPTDYDGGELTIHASYGPRQVKLPMGAAVVYPASSLHEVTPLTRGERLCAVTWVQSLVRDPAKREILYELDLVRRRLHEKQPDAEEAYLAQKSHANLLRMWSDT, encoded by the coding sequence ATGATTTACTTCATCCCCGACGTCATGACCGCCGCCGAGATCGCCGAGCTGCGCGACCTCGTCACCGAGGGCAGTTTCGAAGACGGCATCGCCACGGCCGGCTCGCAAGCCCGCCGGGTCAAGAAGAACGAGCAGCTCGCCCGCAGCGACAAGAACAAGCCGGAGGTCCAGAAGCGCGTGCGCGACGCGCTGCTGCGGAGCGTCGAGTTCCGCCGCGCGGCCATGCCCAAGCATATCCGCCCCTGCCTCATCAGCCGCTACCGCCCGGGCATGCATTACGGCAAGCATGTCGACAATGGCGTGATGGGTGCCGACAATCCGGTGCGCAGCGATATCGCGGTGACGCTGTTTCTCTGCCCGCCGACCGATTACGACGGCGGCGAGCTGACCATCCATGCCAGCTACGGGCCGCGGCAGGTGAAGCTGCCGATGGGAGCCGCGGTGGTCTATCCGGCCTCGAGCCTGCACGAGGTCACGCCGCTCACGCGCGGCGAGCGGCTTTGCGCCGTGACCTGGGTCCAGAGCCTGGTCCGCGATCCCGCCAAGCGCGAGATCCTCTACGAGCTCGACCTGGTTCGCCGCCGGCTGCACGAGAAGCAGCCCGATGCCGAGGAGGCCTATCTCGCGCAGAAGAGCCACGCCAACCTGCTGCGCATGTGGTCGGACACCTGA
- a CDS encoding bifunctional acetate--CoA ligase family protein/GNAT family N-acetyltransferase, translating into MTIRNFDKLMKPASVALIGASPKRDSVGGVLTRNLLHQFKGPVGLVNPRHADIFGRPVAASASALGFVPDLAVVATPAPTVPAIIAELGAIGCKAAVVIGNGFGSSAEGRALTQAMLDAARPHLLRILGPNCVGLMLPGLSLNASFAHLDPLRGPIAFLSQSGAIITSVLDWAKPRGIGFSCMVSMGEMADVDFGDMLDHLASDPETRAILLYVEAVTHARKFMSAARIAARSKPVIVIKAGRFAETAKAVASHTGSMAGADAVYDAAFRRAGMLRVFSLDELFAAAETLGSGRRIAGDRLAILTNGGGIGILATDELAAQNGKLAELSPGTQAMLEAVLPPSWSHGNPVDIIGDAPPERYAQAIGPLLTDPGSDVLLVLNCPTAVAPSVKSAARVIEAVKKAERPVLVSWIGEQDARDARQLFAAAHIPSYETPEQAVRGFMHLVRYRRNQDMLMQTPPSVPEQFATDLPTAQAAIASALEAGHNLIQGPEAQAILKAFAIPTVESIVAATGAEAADAQRRIGQPVALKIRSPDISHKSDVGGVSLNLESPSDVAVAVLAMRERVERLSPGARIEGFTVEPMIHRATAHELILGLTDDPTFGPVVLFGSGGTSVEVVADRAIALPPLNMALARELMARTRIFRLLQGYRDRPAADLDAIALTLVKLSQIAIDLPDVAELDINPLLADAKGVLAVDSRLRLKPAARPGSSRLAIRPYPRRLEEPFPMPDGGGTLLLRPILPEDEPQLAAAFARMSPESVRMRFFAPLKEVPPYLRARLTQIDYEREMALVLVGPGPAGQAEIFAVVRISADPDNDSAEFAIAVLDQLAGHGIGTRLMEKIIAYARGRGIRRIVGIVLNENLAMIDICRRLGFRTELESDRADALRVTLDLAAPGPAAS; encoded by the coding sequence ATGACCATCCGCAATTTCGACAAGCTGATGAAACCGGCGAGCGTGGCCCTGATCGGCGCCAGCCCGAAGCGCGACAGCGTGGGGGGCGTACTGACCCGCAATCTGCTGCATCAGTTCAAGGGGCCGGTCGGCCTGGTCAATCCGCGCCACGCCGATATCTTCGGCCGCCCGGTCGCGGCCAGCGCCTCGGCGCTGGGTTTCGTGCCCGATCTGGCCGTCGTCGCCACGCCCGCGCCGACCGTGCCGGCGATCATCGCCGAGCTGGGCGCCATCGGCTGCAAGGCCGCGGTCGTGATCGGCAACGGTTTCGGCTCGAGTGCCGAAGGCCGTGCGCTCACCCAGGCCATGCTCGACGCGGCCCGGCCGCATCTGCTGCGCATCCTGGGTCCCAACTGCGTCGGCCTCATGCTGCCGGGCCTCTCGCTCAATGCCAGCTTCGCGCATCTCGATCCGCTGCGGGGGCCGATCGCATTCCTGTCCCAATCGGGCGCGATCATCACCTCGGTGCTCGATTGGGCCAAGCCGCGCGGCATCGGCTTCTCCTGCATGGTCTCGATGGGCGAGATGGCCGATGTCGATTTCGGCGACATGCTCGATCACCTGGCGAGCGATCCAGAAACCCGGGCCATCCTGCTCTATGTCGAGGCCGTCACCCATGCACGCAAATTCATGTCGGCGGCCCGGATCGCCGCGCGCAGCAAGCCGGTCATCGTCATCAAGGCCGGCCGCTTCGCCGAGACCGCCAAGGCGGTCGCCTCCCACACCGGGTCGATGGCCGGTGCCGATGCCGTCTATGACGCGGCCTTCCGGCGCGCCGGCATGCTGCGCGTCTTCAGCCTGGACGAGCTGTTCGCGGCCGCCGAAACGCTCGGCAGCGGCCGGCGCATCGCCGGCGACCGGCTCGCGATCCTGACCAATGGCGGCGGCATCGGCATCCTCGCCACCGACGAGCTGGCTGCCCAGAACGGCAAGCTGGCGGAACTCTCGCCCGGCACCCAGGCCATGCTCGAGGCCGTGCTTCCGCCCAGTTGGTCGCATGGTAACCCCGTCGACATCATCGGCGACGCGCCGCCGGAGCGCTATGCCCAGGCGATCGGCCCCCTGCTCACGGATCCGGGATCGGACGTGCTGCTGGTCCTGAACTGCCCGACCGCGGTGGCGCCGAGCGTCAAGAGCGCGGCCAGGGTGATCGAGGCCGTGAAGAAGGCGGAGCGGCCGGTGCTGGTGAGCTGGATCGGCGAGCAGGATGCGCGCGACGCCCGCCAGCTCTTCGCCGCCGCCCATATCCCCAGCTACGAGACGCCCGAGCAGGCCGTCCGCGGCTTCATGCACCTGGTCCGCTACCGGCGCAACCAGGACATGCTGATGCAGACGCCGCCTTCCGTGCCCGAGCAGTTCGCCACCGACCTGCCGACGGCGCAGGCCGCGATCGCTTCGGCTCTCGAGGCCGGGCACAACCTGATTCAGGGACCCGAGGCGCAGGCGATCCTCAAGGCCTTCGCCATCCCCACGGTCGAGAGCATCGTCGCCGCGACGGGGGCCGAGGCCGCGGACGCGCAGCGCCGGATCGGCCAGCCGGTCGCCCTCAAGATCCGATCGCCCGACATCTCGCACAAATCCGACGTGGGCGGCGTCTCGCTCAATCTCGAATCGCCGAGCGACGTCGCCGTCGCCGTGCTCGCCATGCGCGAGCGGGTCGAGCGCCTCAGCCCCGGCGCCCGCATCGAAGGCTTTACCGTCGAGCCCATGATCCACCGCGCGACCGCCCACGAACTGATCCTGGGGCTCACCGACGATCCCACCTTCGGGCCGGTCGTGCTGTTCGGCAGCGGCGGCACCTCCGTCGAGGTCGTCGCCGACCGGGCCATCGCGCTCCCGCCGCTCAACATGGCGCTGGCGCGCGAGCTCATGGCCCGGACCCGGATCTTCCGCCTGCTCCAGGGTTATCGCGACCGGCCCGCCGCCGACCTCGACGCCATCGCGCTGACCCTCGTCAAGCTGTCGCAGATCGCGATCGACCTGCCCGACGTCGCCGAGCTGGACATCAACCCGCTGCTGGCCGATGCCAAGGGCGTGCTCGCCGTGGACAGCCGCCTGCGCCTGAAACCTGCCGCCCGGCCGGGCAGCTCGCGCCTCGCCATCCGTCCCTATCCGCGCCGGCTCGAGGAGCCGTTCCCGATGCCGGACGGCGGCGGCACGCTGCTGCTGCGCCCGATCCTGCCCGAGGACGAGCCGCAGCTCGCGGCGGCCTTCGCGCGCATGTCGCCCGAATCCGTCCGGATGCGCTTCTTCGCGCCGCTCAAGGAGGTGCCGCCCTATCTGCGCGCGCGGCTGACCCAGATCGATTACGAACGGGAGATGGCGCTGGTCCTGGTCGGCCCGGGACCGGCCGGCCAGGCCGAGATCTTCGCCGTGGTGCGGATCAGCGCCGATCCCGACAATGACAGCGCCGAGTTCGCCATCGCGGTTCTCGACCAGTTGGCGGGACACGGCATCGGCACCCGGCTGATGGAGAAGATCATCGCCTATGCGCGCGGGCGCGGCATCCGCCGGATCGTCGGCATCGTCCTCAACGAGAACCTGGCGATGATCGACATCTGCCGCCGCCTCGGATTCCGCACCGAGCTCGAATCGGACCGCGCGGATGCCTTGCGGGTGACGCTCGATCTCGCCGCGCCCGGTCCGGCAGCGTCTTGA